From a single Campylobacter concisus genomic region:
- the lon gene encoding endopeptidase La has product MQINENKGFPTEIPIIVEDELFLYPFMITPLFLSDEENLKALELAIQGETPILVVPTKPQQDGARDFDGIYDAGVIGTIMRRVPLPDGRVKVLFQGIDKGKILKQSGINPLRGIVDMLHVKRPSQVKTDALIVVLREKVRELSQFSHFFPPDLLKTIEESAEAIRVCDLVSSALRLKKQIAYSFFVEENLEQRLLKLIDYVIEEIEANKLQKEIKNKVHSKIDKTNKEYFLKEQLKQIQAELGADTSREEELEEYRKKLDAKKKFMAEDAYKEIKKQIDKLSRMHPDSADANTLQSYLDWVLEIPFENIAKKKSSIAEVSKHLNADHYSLEKPKERIEEYFALRELLELRGVGEKVNNGAILCFAGPPGVGKTSLANSIAKALKRELVRIALGGLEDVNELRGHRRTYIGAMPGRIVQGLIEAKQMNPVVVLDEIDKVGRSYRGDPTAVLLEILDPEQNNKFRDYYLNFNIDLSKIIFIATANDVSMIPAALRDRMEFIELSSYTPQEKFEIAKKYLLPQELKKHGLKPSDVNISKEALELIISDYTRESGVRNLRRRIADILRKVAKNILTKKNEGKISVTAKNLKEFLEKKVYEIEPADKKDQIGLVNGLAWTSVGGDVLRIEAIRIQGKGNMQITGQLGDVMKESAHIAFSVVKVLIDNKKLKVPMTIVPKLDDDKRKLEASDVYRRYDLHLHVPEGAVPKDGPSAGITMATAIASILTDTKVRHDIAMTGEITLTGRVLPIGGLKEKLIAAHKAGIKTALIPRKNYDRDLIDIPAEVKADMKIIAVDTIDDVLKNALVAKK; this is encoded by the coding sequence TTGCAAATAAACGAAAATAAAGGCTTCCCAACTGAGATCCCTATCATAGTTGAGGACGAGCTATTTTTATATCCATTTATGATAACGCCGCTTTTTTTAAGCGACGAAGAAAATTTAAAAGCGCTTGAGCTTGCCATACAAGGAGAGACACCGATCCTTGTCGTGCCTACAAAACCCCAGCAAGACGGCGCTAGAGACTTTGACGGCATCTATGACGCAGGCGTGATCGGCACGATAATGCGCCGTGTGCCGCTACCTGACGGACGTGTAAAAGTATTATTTCAGGGCATCGACAAAGGTAAAATTTTAAAACAATCAGGCATAAACCCACTCCGTGGCATTGTCGATATGCTCCATGTCAAGCGCCCATCACAGGTCAAAACTGACGCGCTAATCGTAGTTTTAAGAGAAAAAGTAAGAGAGCTTTCGCAGTTTAGCCACTTTTTCCCGCCTGATCTTTTAAAAACGATCGAAGAGAGCGCTGAAGCGATCAGAGTTTGCGACCTAGTTTCAAGCGCGCTTCGTCTAAAAAAACAGATTGCTTATAGCTTTTTTGTTGAAGAAAATTTAGAGCAGCGCCTACTAAAGCTCATCGACTACGTCATTGAAGAGATCGAGGCAAACAAGCTCCAAAAAGAGATCAAAAACAAGGTTCATTCAAAGATCGACAAGACGAACAAAGAGTACTTTCTAAAAGAGCAGCTAAAGCAAATTCAAGCTGAGCTTGGAGCGGATACGAGCCGAGAAGAGGAGCTTGAGGAGTACCGCAAAAAGCTTGATGCGAAGAAGAAATTTATGGCTGAGGACGCCTATAAAGAGATCAAAAAACAAATAGATAAGCTCTCTCGCATGCATCCAGACTCAGCAGACGCGAACACCTTGCAAAGCTACCTTGACTGGGTACTTGAAATTCCATTTGAAAACATAGCTAAGAAAAAGTCATCTATCGCCGAGGTGAGCAAGCACCTAAATGCCGACCACTACAGCTTAGAAAAGCCAAAAGAGCGCATAGAGGAGTATTTTGCCTTGCGTGAGCTTTTAGAGCTTAGGGGTGTTGGAGAAAAGGTAAATAACGGCGCCATTTTATGCTTTGCAGGCCCTCCAGGCGTAGGCAAAACAAGCCTTGCAAACTCGATCGCAAAGGCGTTAAAGCGCGAACTAGTTAGGATCGCACTTGGCGGACTTGAGGACGTAAACGAGCTAAGAGGTCATCGCCGCACCTATATAGGCGCTATGCCAGGCCGCATCGTGCAAGGGCTCATAGAAGCCAAGCAGATGAACCCAGTGGTTGTTTTAGACGAGATCGACAAGGTTGGCAGAAGCTACAGAGGCGATCCGACTGCGGTTTTACTTGAAATTTTAGATCCCGAGCAAAATAATAAATTTAGAGACTACTACTTAAATTTTAACATCGATCTTAGCAAGATCATCTTCATCGCCACAGCAAATGACGTGAGCATGATCCCGGCCGCACTTCGCGACAGGATGGAGTTTATCGAGCTTAGCTCATACACCCCACAAGAGAAATTTGAGATCGCTAAAAAATATCTCTTGCCTCAGGAGCTTAAAAAGCACGGGCTAAAACCAAGTGATGTGAACATCAGCAAAGAGGCACTTGAGCTAATCATCAGCGACTACACAAGAGAGAGTGGTGTGCGAAATTTACGCCGCAGGATCGCTGATATACTAAGAAAAGTCGCCAAAAATATCCTCACCAAAAAGAACGAAGGCAAGATCAGCGTCACGGCTAAAAATTTAAAAGAATTTTTAGAGAAAAAGGTCTATGAGATCGAGCCGGCAGATAAAAAAGATCAGATAGGTCTAGTAAATGGCCTTGCGTGGACTAGTGTTGGTGGTGACGTACTAAGGATCGAGGCTATCAGGATCCAAGGTAAAGGCAATATGCAGATCACCGGCCAGCTAGGTGACGTGATGAAAGAGAGCGCTCACATCGCATTTAGCGTCGTTAAAGTGCTAATAGACAACAAGAAACTAAAAGTGCCTATGACAATCGTGCCAAAATTAGATGACGATAAGCGTAAGCTCGAAGCTAGCGATGTTTATAGACGCTATGATCTTCACTTACACGTACCAGAGGGCGCTGTACCAAAAGACGGCCCAAGTGCTGGCATCACGATGGCAACTGCGATCGCATCGATACTAACTGATACAAAGGTAAGACACGACATTGCAATGACTGGTGAGATCACATTAACTGGTAGAGTGCTACCGATCGGTGGTCTAAAAGAGAAGCTCATCGCCGCACACAAAGCTGGCATCAAAACAGCTCTAATACCTCGCAAAAACTATGATCGCGACCTTATCGACATCCCAGCTGAAGTAAAGGCTGATATGAAGATCATCGCAGTAGATACGATCGATGATGTGCTAAAAAATGCTCTTGTAGCTAAAAAATAA
- a CDS encoding outer membrane protein assembly factor BamD: MKRFSKFLAVVALLGLFSGCAEKYTELYNLTPDEWYAQVIADIKDGDLEAADKHYVSMASEHVASPLLEQILLILAQAHANDEEYLMANHYLDEYIKRYGDNGPKTEFAQYLKIKANFDSFTQPNRNQKLMEDSVTEIEKFLYMYPNTEYKPLIETMLIKFKLALYFLDMQIADLYNRTGRDVSAKIYEQKLEESPFRNSDLIKPDVAWYRKLFE; the protein is encoded by the coding sequence ATGAAAAGATTTTCTAAATTTCTAGCAGTTGTAGCTCTTTTAGGGCTTTTTAGTGGTTGTGCTGAAAAATATACCGAGCTTTACAATCTAACTCCTGATGAGTGGTATGCTCAGGTTATCGCTGATATAAAAGATGGTGATCTTGAAGCGGCCGATAAACACTATGTCTCAATGGCAAGCGAACACGTAGCAAGCCCACTTTTGGAGCAAATTTTACTTATCCTTGCCCAAGCTCACGCAAATGACGAAGAGTATCTCATGGCAAATCACTATCTTGACGAGTACATCAAAAGATACGGCGATAACGGCCCAAAAACAGAATTTGCTCAATACCTAAAGATAAAAGCAAATTTTGACTCATTTACTCAGCCAAACCGCAACCAAAAGCTTATGGAAGATAGCGTAACAGAAATCGAGAAATTTCTTTATATGTATCCAAATACTGAATATAAGCCACTTATCGAGACTATGCTTATTAAATTTAAACTTGCACTTTATTTCCTAGATATGCAAATAGCTGATCTTTACAATAGGACTGGTCGTGATGTTTCGGCCAAAATTTACGAGCAAAAGCTAGAAGAGTCGCCGTTTAGAAACTCAGATCTTATCAAACCTGATGTAGCATGGTATAGAAAACTGTTTGAATAG
- the fliW gene encoding flagellar assembly protein FliW: MIFSVKSPILGFEHIKTMELIELDKFFVKLASKDDETSFTMINPFALRSYEFDIPSYYEDLMEIKESSQLRIYNIIVVALPLEKSTVNFIAPIVCNMDNMTLSQVVLDIAKYPQYGQAEMIENFIQK, from the coding sequence ATGATTTTTAGCGTTAAAAGCCCTATTTTAGGCTTTGAGCATATCAAGACGATGGAGTTAATTGAACTTGATAAATTTTTTGTTAAGCTAGCAAGCAAAGATGATGAGACATCTTTTACAATGATAAATCCTTTTGCATTAAGAAGCTACGAATTCGATATTCCAAGCTATTATGAAGATCTTATGGAGATTAAAGAAAGCTCTCAACTCAGAATTTATAACATTATCGTTGTTGCACTCCCGCTTGAAAAATCAACTGTAAATTTTATAGCTCCTATCGTTTGCAATATGGATAATATGACCTTATCTCAAGTCGTTTTAGACATTGCCAAATATCCTCAGTACGGGCAAGCTGAAATGATAGAAAATTTTATACAAAAATAG
- a CDS encoding type II secretion system protein, translating to MVKRGGFSLIELILSVLVVAIVSASLPLAVRTTSNLSEQSLMQEGLMNAKTYMSLILKAPFSDQVLIAGKNTMPSSITTQEAIIFPLIICEQGANPDFYEKSGVKGEGHRILAYPVQNSSACATRPIDSKLPESIKSVNFKVKSIKNFNTQKSISPTASTTKRDFIIDTETTPTITNGADKFVVSTPLNDSDVLQIKLDTTMKTTKESKSVLYGYAFNIGESSTLSVKEWK from the coding sequence GTGGTAAAAAGAGGTGGCTTTTCATTGATAGAGCTTATCTTGTCAGTGCTTGTAGTAGCCATAGTAAGTGCAAGCCTGCCACTAGCGGTAAGAACTACTTCAAATTTAAGCGAGCAGTCCTTAATGCAAGAAGGACTAATGAATGCTAAAACCTATATGTCATTAATATTAAAAGCACCATTTAGCGATCAAGTATTAATAGCTGGCAAAAATACCATGCCATCATCTATAACCACTCAAGAGGCTATAATTTTTCCCCTTATTATCTGCGAGCAAGGGGCAAATCCAGATTTTTATGAAAAAAGTGGAGTAAAAGGTGAAGGGCATAGGATACTTGCATATCCAGTGCAAAATTCATCTGCGTGTGCCACAAGGCCTATTGATTCAAAGCTTCCAGAATCAATCAAAAGCGTAAATTTTAAAGTAAAATCTATCAAAAATTTCAATACCCAAAAATCTATCTCACCAACTGCTAGCACTACTAAACGCGACTTTATCATAGATACAGAAACGACTCCAACCATAACAAATGGAGCTGATAAATTTGTAGTTAGCACTCCTTTAAACGATAGTGACGTTTTACAGATAAAGCTAGATACGACTATGAAAACTACGAAAGAGAGCAAAAGCGTACTTTATGGATATGCCTTTAACATAGGTGAAAGCAGCACTTTAAGTGTAAAAGAATGGAAATGA
- a CDS encoding type II secretion system protein: MKKTKKAFTLIELIIVITVLGVISLMSFNTLMNLYQNYFQSKVINELETQSEIALEQISMLLSHRIKQSVIARKKNGDYLALNDSGVNLSSDFEILEFIPAAYELFNGINEYKGDDTNGDPIIEEGIYSGYVDLANSSVANGLKSPGSKFNDAFRNGVMDLTCENDSNEEDVNSGSRCINADNENGGLVAIFSSILYRVGSSFGYQENLDQRHLDIAKVGIQSIDTLKISSDFKNKKISEQYKLAYTAIAIAPAEQSAEDIQNGSFDLKIYYNYRPWLNESFKKFSPTSTKDIKAESATLAKHVTRFVFTEKNGVIALKLCLKAEKSEITICKSKAVY; encoded by the coding sequence ATGAAAAAAACAAAAAAAGCTTTTACGTTAATTGAGCTAATAATAGTCATCACCGTGCTTGGCGTTATCTCACTTATGAGCTTTAACACGCTTATGAATTTATATCAAAACTATTTTCAAAGCAAAGTAATAAACGAACTAGAAACACAAAGCGAAATCGCTCTAGAGCAAATTTCAATGCTACTTAGCCACAGAATCAAACAAAGCGTTATCGCCAGGAAAAAAAATGGAGATTATCTAGCTCTAAATGATAGTGGCGTAAATTTAAGTAGTGACTTTGAAATTTTAGAATTTATCCCAGCTGCTTATGAGCTATTTAATGGCATAAACGAATATAAAGGAGATGATACTAACGGAGATCCTATCATCGAAGAAGGCATATATAGCGGATATGTAGATCTTGCAAATAGCTCTGTTGCAAATGGATTAAAAAGCCCTGGAAGTAAATTTAATGATGCTTTTAGAAATGGCGTAATGGACTTGACCTGCGAAAATGATAGCAATGAAGAAGATGTAAATAGCGGCTCTAGGTGTATAAACGCCGATAATGAAAATGGTGGTTTAGTAGCGATATTTTCTAGCATACTTTATAGAGTTGGTAGCAGCTTTGGCTATCAAGAAAATTTAGACCAAAGGCACTTAGATATCGCAAAAGTAGGCATACAATCAATCGATACGCTTAAAATTTCAAGTGATTTTAAAAATAAAAAAATTTCAGAACAGTATAAGCTAGCTTATACAGCCATTGCCATAGCGCCAGCTGAGCAAAGTGCCGAGGATATACAAAATGGCTCTTTTGACCTTAAAATTTACTACAACTATAGACCATGGCTAAATGAAAGCTTTAAAAAATTTAGCCCAACATCTACAAAGGATATCAAAGCCGAAAGTGCAACGCTAGCTAAACACGTAACAAGATTTGTCTTTACAGAAAAAAATGGTGTCATCGCGCTAAAGCTTTGCCTTAAAGCAGAAAAATCAGAAATAACCATTTGCAAGTCAAAGGCGGTTTATTAA
- the hpf gene encoding ribosome hibernation-promoting factor, HPF/YfiA family, which produces MNISIVGKQFELTEPIKNYIQDAFDTLGKYNLDIISARCVVAADEKQGKKGFNAEFSLNMAHKDTIVVRQKDKDLYAAIDLAIEKASKVLRREHDKKFTVKGKADDKEFRSRIGEEKIEGVEEIVPMELEIYKPLEVEEALEKLKSSDKQFYVFNDVDAKMRVIYKRTDGTFGLY; this is translated from the coding sequence ATGAACATAAGCATTGTAGGAAAACAATTTGAGCTAACAGAGCCAATCAAAAACTATATCCAAGACGCTTTTGATACGCTTGGCAAATACAATCTCGACATCATCTCAGCAAGATGTGTTGTAGCAGCCGATGAAAAACAAGGAAAAAAAGGCTTTAATGCAGAATTTTCTCTAAATATGGCCCATAAAGACACCATAGTCGTTCGCCAAAAAGATAAAGATCTTTACGCTGCGATCGATCTTGCCATCGAAAAAGCATCAAAAGTTTTAAGAAGAGAGCATGATAAGAAATTTACTGTTAAAGGCAAGGCTGACGATAAAGAATTTCGCTCAAGAATAGGCGAAGAAAAGATCGAAGGTGTCGAGGAGATCGTGCCTATGGAGCTTGAAATTTATAAACCACTTGAAGTCGAAGAAGCACTTGAGAAACTAAAATCAAGTGATAAACAATTTTACGTATTTAACGATGTTGACGCAAAAATGCGTGTGATCTACAAAAGAACAGACGGAACTTTTGGTCTATACTAA
- a CDS encoding DUF1523 family protein, giving the protein MITFFKRICIIFIVLLHSFLALVVDYSFPHYANVQITGGDLKRMDKDGIIDDKNPADGLTRDIYLIYTKDSNNPNKVMAYRNEDTAWGFPFYFKFNSADVQAKVQGFANSDKNVTVKYYGYRISMLQEFRNIISLKENCNDTSWPVASYVFYFILFISLIIWIRKINKAFRPKTSENLEK; this is encoded by the coding sequence ATGATTACATTTTTTAAAAGAATTTGCATTATTTTTATCGTGCTTTTACACTCTTTTTTGGCTCTTGTAGTTGATTATTCATTTCCACACTATGCAAATGTACAAATCACAGGTGGCGATCTCAAACGTATGGACAAAGATGGCATTATCGATGATAAAAATCCAGCTGATGGCCTTACTAGAGATATTTATCTTATCTATACTAAAGATTCTAATAATCCAAATAAAGTTATGGCTTATAGAAATGAAGATACCGCATGGGGATTTCCGTTTTATTTTAAATTTAACTCAGCTGATGTACAAGCCAAGGTTCAAGGTTTTGCAAATAGCGATAAAAACGTTACTGTAAAATATTATGGATATAGAATTTCTATGCTTCAAGAGTTTAGAAATATTATATCGCTAAAAGAAAACTGCAATGATACTAGTTGGCCGGTAGCTAGCTATGTATTTTACTTTATTTTGTTTATCTCGCTAATCATTTGGATAAGAAAGATAAATAAGGCCTTTAGACCAAAAACTAGTGAAAATTTAGAGAAATAG
- a CDS encoding nitric-oxide reductase large subunit has product MREYKKYWLALVTVLVICFSILGYYGVEVYRSSPPVVNFTDENGNVVIDKESIYKGQEAWQSIGGMQVGSIWGHGAYQAPDWSADWLHKELVIFLELKADEIYHSKYADLNDEQKANLKVLLKKEYRENGVKDDKIVLSSDRLKAMKQVSQEYSSLFGNDPKFKSLREAYAMKENTLPNASDRDDLNNFFFWSAWATAANRPGSDATYTNNWPHEPLIDNVPTSENIFWSVASVVILIAGIGFLVWFSSFYGKKDDEKLEAISEDPLSKLSLTPSQKALKKYLFVTLALFAFQILIGGFTAHYTVEGQEFYGINLSAYIPYSLARTWHIQASIFWIATGFLAGGLFLAPIINGGKDPKFQKLGVDLLFYALLILVVGSFAGEYLAIANIMPINLSFWFGHQGYEYIELGRVWQIILFVGLVIWMLLLLRGFIGGFKNKGDKNLLAIFAASAVAVGLFYGAGLFYGQRSPLPVMEYWRWWVVHLWVEGFFEVFATASLAFVFVSLGLVSKRFATFSTLASASLFLVGGIPGTFHHLYFAGTTTPIMAVGASFSALEVVPLVLLGAEAYEHYRLQFAQTWAKTLKWPLYCFIAVAFWNMLGAGVFGFLINPPISLFYIQGLNTTPVHGHAALFGVYGFLALGFVWLVATYLFKGQEFDEKLMKVGFWGLNIGLMLMIVLSLLPIGIYQAFASLEHGMWYARSAELLQQSHLQNLRWVRMIGDTILIIGGISFLAQLLKFMLNKKA; this is encoded by the coding sequence ATGCGTGAATACAAAAAGTATTGGCTAGCACTTGTTACAGTACTAGTAATTTGCTTTAGTATTTTAGGCTACTACGGCGTTGAGGTTTATAGAAGCTCGCCACCAGTTGTAAATTTTACAGATGAGAATGGCAATGTCGTTATCGACAAAGAGAGCATCTATAAAGGTCAAGAGGCCTGGCAAAGCATAGGAGGTATGCAAGTTGGCTCTATTTGGGGACACGGTGCATATCAAGCACCTGATTGGAGCGCAGACTGGCTTCACAAAGAGTTAGTTATATTTTTAGAGTTAAAAGCAGATGAAATTTATCACTCAAAATATGCTGACTTAAATGATGAGCAAAAGGCAAATCTAAAAGTTCTACTTAAAAAAGAGTACCGAGAAAATGGCGTAAAAGACGATAAAATCGTACTTAGCAGCGATAGATTAAAGGCTATGAAACAAGTAAGCCAAGAGTATTCATCACTTTTTGGAAATGACCCTAAGTTTAAATCTTTAAGAGAAGCTTATGCGATGAAAGAAAATACTCTTCCAAATGCTTCTGATAGAGATGATCTTAATAACTTTTTCTTCTGGTCAGCCTGGGCAACCGCAGCAAATAGACCTGGCAGCGATGCTACATATACAAACAACTGGCCACACGAGCCACTAATCGATAATGTACCAACAAGCGAAAATATATTTTGGTCAGTTGCAAGTGTTGTAATACTTATTGCTGGTATTGGATTTCTTGTTTGGTTTAGCTCTTTTTATGGCAAAAAAGATGATGAAAAGTTGGAAGCTATTAGCGAAGATCCGCTTAGTAAATTAAGCCTAACTCCATCTCAAAAAGCTCTTAAAAAATATCTTTTTGTAACTTTGGCTCTTTTTGCATTCCAAATTTTAATAGGTGGCTTTACAGCTCACTATACAGTCGAAGGACAAGAATTTTACGGTATAAATTTATCAGCTTATATTCCTTATTCACTTGCTAGAACATGGCACATTCAGGCTAGTATCTTCTGGATTGCGACAGGATTTTTAGCAGGCGGTCTTTTCTTAGCACCTATTATAAATGGCGGTAAAGATCCAAAATTCCAAAAGCTTGGCGTAGATTTATTATTTTACGCACTACTAATCCTTGTAGTTGGCAGTTTTGCTGGCGAGTATTTAGCGATCGCAAATATTATGCCTATAAATTTAAGCTTCTGGTTTGGACACCAAGGATATGAATATATCGAGCTTGGACGTGTTTGGCAAATTATTTTATTTGTTGGTCTTGTCATTTGGATGCTACTTTTACTTCGCGGATTTATTGGCGGATTTAAGAACAAAGGTGATAAAAATTTACTTGCTATCTTTGCAGCTTCAGCCGTTGCAGTTGGATTATTTTACGGAGCAGGATTATTTTATGGTCAAAGAAGTCCACTTCCAGTGATGGAATACTGGCGCTGGTGGGTTGTACACCTTTGGGTTGAAGGCTTTTTTGAGGTCTTTGCTACCGCTTCACTTGCTTTTGTGTTTGTTAGTCTTGGTCTTGTTTCAAAGAGATTTGCTACGTTTTCAACACTTGCGAGTGCATCACTTTTCTTAGTAGGCGGAATTCCAGGAACTTTCCACCACTTATATTTTGCGGGCACTACTACACCTATAATGGCAGTTGGCGCTAGCTTCTCAGCACTTGAGGTAGTTCCTCTTGTATTGCTTGGAGCTGAAGCTTATGAGCACTACAGACTTCAGTTTGCTCAAACTTGGGCTAAGACATTAAAATGGCCACTTTACTGCTTTATCGCAGTTGCTTTCTGGAATATGCTAGGCGCTGGTGTATTTGGATTTTTAATCAATCCTCCGATTTCACTATTTTATATCCAAGGCCTAAATACGACTCCAGTTCACGGACATGCTGCGCTATTTGGTGTTTATGGATTTTTAGCACTTGGATTTGTTTGGCTAGTAGCTACTTATCTATTCAAAGGTCAAGAATTTGACGAGAAGCTTATGAAAGTAGGTTTTTGGGGCTTAAATATAGGCCTTATGCTAATGATCGTGCTTTCACTACTTCCAATAGGAATTTATCAAGCATTTGCAAGCCTAGAGCATGGTATGTGGTATGCAAGAAGCGCTGAGCTTTTACAACAATCACACTTGCAAAATTTAAGATGGGTAAGAATGATTGGTGATACGATTTTAATAATCGGTGGAATCAGCTTCCTTGCACAACTTCTAAAATTTATGCTTAATAAAAAAGCTTAA
- a CDS encoding ABC transporter substrate-binding protein, whose amino-acid sequence MAKFSLVTSLFMALSLNAAESARSITDMQGVKVGVPEKVEKIAALWHANNEIILALGGMDKVVATTDQIKKNKWFALVYPRLKNLPAALDGKDLQIEELVKLAPDVVVVSSKNYQDELSKNGFSAVNLIFRDYPDMEKSIYATAEVIGTDKARAMADKLTKNIQDNTKFVTDRTKNIPDAKRPKVLHLLGGANLLKVDGTKTIINTWINLAGGKNAVSKEGSMIELTAEELINANPDIIIVGGADTDAQIKSIKENPAYSGSNAVKNGKVYGNPKGVFGWDRYGAESALQILWAAKTIQPDLFKDVDVKAKTKEFYKEFLNHDLSDTEYGYILKGLNPDGSKK is encoded by the coding sequence ATGGCTAAATTTAGCCTTGTTACTTCACTTTTTATGGCTCTTAGCCTAAACGCAGCTGAGTCTGCTAGAAGCATAACAGATATGCAAGGCGTCAAAGTAGGCGTGCCTGAGAAGGTTGAAAAGATCGCTGCTCTTTGGCACGCAAACAACGAGATCATCCTAGCGCTTGGCGGTATGGATAAAGTTGTAGCTACAACCGATCAGATCAAGAAAAACAAGTGGTTTGCCCTCGTCTATCCAAGACTTAAAAATTTACCAGCCGCACTTGATGGCAAAGATCTTCAGATCGAAGAGCTTGTTAAGCTTGCTCCTGATGTTGTCGTAGTCTCAAGCAAAAACTATCAAGACGAGCTTAGCAAAAACGGCTTTAGCGCTGTAAATTTGATCTTTAGAGATTACCCAGATATGGAGAAAAGTATCTACGCAACAGCTGAAGTGATCGGCACTGACAAGGCTAGAGCTATGGCTGATAAACTTACAAAAAATATCCAAGATAACACTAAATTTGTAACTGATAGAACAAAAAACATCCCTGATGCTAAACGTCCAAAAGTGCTTCACTTGCTTGGCGGAGCAAATTTATTAAAGGTTGATGGCACAAAAACTATCATAAACACTTGGATAAATTTAGCTGGCGGCAAAAACGCAGTCTCAAAAGAGGGCTCTATGATCGAGCTAACAGCTGAAGAGCTCATCAACGCAAACCCTGATATCATCATCGTTGGTGGTGCTGATACAGACGCACAGATCAAAAGTATAAAAGAAAATCCTGCATATTCAGGTTCAAATGCTGTTAAAAACGGCAAAGTTTATGGCAACCCAAAAGGCGTTTTTGGCTGGGATAGATACGGCGCAGAGAGCGCTCTTCAAATTTTATGGGCAGCAAAGACTATCCAACCAGATCTATTTAAAGATGTAGATGTAAAAGCTAAGACAAAAGAGTTTTACAAAGAGTTCTTAAACCACGATCTTAGCGATACAGAGTATGGCTATATCCTAAAAGGTCTAAACCCAGACGGTAGCAAAAAATAA
- a CDS encoding FecCD family ABC transporter permease, whose product MKNANFSLVTIFLALLTLLCAFVALCVGRFYISFGDVFSVLAHSIGLGDGAASNIANVIENLRIPRIIAAILVGAALSVSGAAYQGVFKNQLVSPDLLGVSAGACVGAATAIIFDLSLFWVQAFAFGFGLTAVAITLAIPKMMGRSSTLMLVLSGIIVSGLMGSVIGFLKYVADPETKLPDIVYWQLGSLAKLDSENLKYIAPVMIICAILLIAMSWRINLLSLGDESAARLGVNVAYERSIIIICATLLTACSVCISGIVAWVGLLIPHLARMLVGANNIRSMPASIFMGAIFLLFVDTLARSISVSEVPLGVLTGFIGTVFFVWVLWRNKKVA is encoded by the coding sequence ATGAAAAACGCAAATTTTTCATTAGTTACCATTTTTTTAGCTCTGCTAACGCTTCTTTGCGCCTTTGTCGCACTTTGCGTTGGCAGATTTTACATATCATTTGGCGATGTATTTAGCGTGTTAGCTCATAGCATTGGTCTAGGAGATGGCGCAGCTAGCAACATTGCAAACGTGATAGAAAATTTACGCATCCCGCGCATCATCGCAGCTATACTTGTCGGAGCCGCTCTTAGCGTGAGTGGTGCGGCCTATCAAGGCGTCTTTAAAAACCAGCTAGTTAGCCCCGATCTTCTTGGCGTCTCAGCTGGTGCTTGCGTGGGAGCAGCCACTGCTATCATCTTTGATCTATCGCTATTTTGGGTGCAGGCTTTTGCATTTGGCTTTGGTCTAACAGCCGTTGCTATCACGCTAGCAATACCAAAGATGATGGGCCGCTCAAGCACGCTTATGCTAGTTCTTTCTGGTATCATCGTAAGCGGACTAATGGGCTCAGTGATCGGCTTTTTAAAATATGTCGCTGACCCTGAAACGAAGCTGCCTGACATTGTTTATTGGCAACTTGGAAGCCTAGCAAAGCTTGATAGTGAAAATTTAAAATATATAGCACCTGTGATGATCATCTGCGCCATTTTGCTAATCGCAATGAGCTGGCGTATAAATTTGCTCTCTCTTGGCGACGAGAGCGCAGCTAGACTTGGCGTAAATGTAGCTTACGAGCGCTCTATCATCATCATCTGCGCCACGCTTCTTACGGCTTGTAGCGTCTGCATAAGCGGTATAGTGGCCTGGGTGGGACTTCTCATACCTCATTTAGCGCGCATGCTAGTTGGCGCAAATAACATAAGAAGCATGCCTGCAAGCATATTTATGGGTGCGATATTTTTGCTATTTGTTGATACTTTAGCGCGTAGCATAAGTGTGAGCGAAGTGCCTCTTGGCGTGCTTACTGGCTTTATCGGTACGGTATTTTTCGTCTGGGTCTTGTGGCGAAATAAAAAGGTTGCGTGA